In Acidovorax sp. 106, the following proteins share a genomic window:
- the greB gene encoding transcription elongation factor GreB, producing MSKAFTKESDGDEGDEVALPPIPAGGKNYITPAGYARLRSELLDLIDSERPKMVETVHWAASNGDRSENGDYLYGKKRLREIDRRIRFLTKRLEIAEVVDPSLHAGSDQVFFGATVTYGDDEGIDRTITIMGIDEADSHAGQVSWISPVARALLKARVGDEVPLPTPGGVRSLEVLSVIYPKPALPS from the coding sequence ATGAGTAAAGCCTTTACCAAAGAGTCTGATGGAGATGAGGGTGATGAAGTCGCTCTGCCGCCCATCCCAGCCGGTGGAAAAAACTACATCACCCCCGCGGGATATGCCCGTTTGCGTTCTGAGCTACTGGACCTCATCGACAGCGAGCGGCCCAAGATGGTTGAGACGGTGCACTGGGCGGCCAGCAATGGCGACCGCTCGGAGAATGGGGACTACCTGTATGGCAAAAAGCGCCTACGCGAGATAGACCGGCGCATTCGATTTTTGACCAAGCGACTGGAGATTGCCGAGGTGGTCGATCCCAGTTTGCATGCTGGCAGTGACCAAGTCTTCTTTGGCGCAACGGTCACCTATGGCGACGATGAGGGCATCGATCGCACCATCACTATCATGGGGATTGACGAGGCCGACAGCCATGCAGGCCAAGTCAGTTGGATTTCTCCAGTAGCGCGTGCGCTGCTCAAGGCGCGTGTGGGCGATGAGGTGCCTTTGCCTACGCCGGGCGGGGTGAGGTCGTTGGAGGTTTTGTCCGTGATTTATCCAAAGCCTGCATTGCCCAGTTGA
- the gmk gene encoding guanylate kinase has translation MDYPGNLFVVAAPSGAGKSSLVKALLELDSHVHLSISHTTRAPRGQEKHGRNYYFASQSEFDAMVQGNAFVEWAHVHGNRYGTSKKAIEDRIAQGADVILEIDFQGALQVKQAFANAVLVFILPPSWEELRSRLERRGEDSPETIELRLKNAATEMEQVNKFDFVIINELFERALFDLKAVVHAQRLKYAAQRRARADTFKSLNIT, from the coding sequence ATGGACTATCCCGGAAATTTATTCGTTGTTGCAGCCCCCAGCGGGGCGGGCAAATCCAGCCTTGTCAAAGCCCTTCTGGAGCTAGACTCCCACGTTCACCTATCGATCTCTCATACCACCCGCGCGCCCCGCGGACAGGAAAAGCATGGTCGCAACTACTACTTTGCATCTCAGTCCGAATTTGACGCCATGGTGCAGGGCAACGCTTTCGTAGAGTGGGCGCATGTGCACGGTAACCGCTACGGCACGTCCAAAAAAGCCATCGAAGATCGGATTGCCCAAGGAGCTGACGTGATCCTGGAAATCGACTTTCAAGGCGCACTCCAAGTCAAACAGGCCTTTGCCAATGCGGTACTGGTGTTCATCCTGCCCCCGAGCTGGGAAGAATTGCGCTCCCGCCTGGAACGACGCGGCGAAGACTCGCCAGAAACCATCGAGTTGCGACTGAAAAATGCAGCCACCGAGATGGAACAGGTCAACAAATTCGACTTCGTTATAATCAACGAGTTGTTTGAGCGCGCGCTTTTCGACCTGAAAGCCGTAGTTCACGCCCAGCGACTCAAGTACGCCGCACAGCGCCGCGCCCGTGCTGACACCTTCAAGTCGCTCAATATCACCTGA
- the rpoZ gene encoding DNA-directed RNA polymerase subunit omega: protein MARITVEDCLEKIPNRFQLVLAATYRARMLSQGHAPRIESRNKPAVTALREIAEGKVGLEMLKKVPG, encoded by the coding sequence ATGGCACGCATCACCGTAGAAGACTGTCTGGAAAAGATCCCCAACCGCTTCCAGCTTGTGTTGGCCGCCACGTACCGCGCACGCATGCTGAGCCAAGGCCACGCCCCTCGCATCGAAAGCCGCAACAAGCCTGCCGTGACAGCCCTGCGCGAAATCGCCGAAGGCAAAGTCGGCCTGGAAATGCTCAAGAAGGTTCCCGGTTGA
- the hrcA gene encoding heat-inducible transcriptional repressor HrcA, with amino-acid sequence MLDDRAKLLLKALVERYIADGQPVGSRTLSRASGLDLSPATIRNVMSDLEELGLIASPHTSAGRIPTARGYRLFVDTMLTVQRDGLDTPQLRPEQPQKVIANAAHLLSNLSQFVGVVMAPRRTSVFRHIEFLRLSERRFLVIIVSPEGDVQNRVIFTDADYSQSQLIEAANFLNAHYAGLAMEQVRERLKSEVDLLRGEIAALMQAAVTVSSEVLSQAQDEVVISGERNLLSVSDFSSDMGNLRRAFDLFEQKTQILRLLDISSQAEGVRIYIGGESQVVPFEELSVVSAPYEVDGKVVGTLGVIGPTRMPYDKMIQIVDITSKLVSNALSYRK; translated from the coding sequence ATGCTCGATGACCGTGCCAAGTTGTTGCTCAAAGCGCTTGTCGAGCGCTATATCGCTGATGGGCAGCCCGTAGGCTCGCGCACCCTTTCACGTGCGTCTGGGCTGGATCTTTCGCCAGCCACGATCCGCAATGTGATGTCGGATCTGGAAGAGCTGGGACTGATCGCCAGCCCGCACACCTCCGCCGGGCGTATTCCGACCGCTCGGGGCTATCGGCTTTTTGTGGACACGATGCTCACGGTTCAGCGCGATGGACTGGATACGCCACAACTGAGGCCAGAGCAGCCGCAAAAGGTCATTGCCAATGCAGCCCATCTGCTCTCAAACTTGTCTCAGTTTGTAGGCGTGGTCATGGCTCCGCGCCGTACCTCGGTGTTTCGGCACATTGAGTTCTTGCGGCTCTCTGAGCGACGCTTTCTGGTCATCATTGTCTCCCCTGAAGGTGATGTTCAGAACCGCGTGATCTTTACGGACGCCGACTATTCCCAGTCACAGTTGATAGAGGCCGCCAATTTTCTCAATGCCCACTATGCGGGGCTTGCAATGGAGCAGGTGCGCGAGCGCCTCAAGTCAGAGGTGGATTTGCTGCGGGGGGAAATCGCCGCATTGATGCAAGCGGCGGTGACTGTCAGCTCTGAGGTGCTTTCACAAGCGCAAGATGAAGTCGTGATTTCTGGTGAGCGCAACCTGCTGTCCGTCAGTGACTTCTCTAGCGACATGGGCAACCTGCGCAGGGCCTTCGACCTTTTTGAGCAAAAGACGCAGATACTGCGGTTGCTCGACATCTCCAGCCAGGCGGAGGGTGTGCGTATCTATATTGGCGGTGAGAGCCAAGTGGTACCATTTGAAGAGCTGTCTGTTGTAAGTGCGCCCTACGAAGTCGATGGCAAAGTGGTTGGCACTCTGGGGGTGATCGGGCCTACGCGCATGCCGTATGACAAGATGATTCAGATCGTGGACATCACCTCCAAGTTGGTTTCCAACGCGCTCAGCTACCGCAAATAA
- a CDS encoding serine/threonine-protein kinase, with translation MSKIKPAPLPPDTVLGGYRVVRRVSSGGFGVVYLAMDPEGQQVAIKEYLPSSLATRGPGELLPKVPSEKLSLYRLGLKSFFEEGRSLAQISHASVVSVLNFFRENETVYMVMNYLEGATLQDFIITARDLKTQKVFRESTIRSLFDEVLRGLRIVHQHKMLHLDIKPANIFITDDNKAVLIDFGAAREVLSKEGNFIRPMYTPGFAAPEMYRRDSSMGPWTDIYAIGACIYACMQGFPPNEAPQRIEKDRLSLALTKLRGVYSDNLIEVVEWCMALDPLSRPQSVFALQKELSREGERRYTKLTVAEKMRLQLDTLVSDTKKNVQKVGEATGIGAKPK, from the coding sequence ATGTCAAAAATCAAGCCGGCTCCATTGCCGCCAGACACCGTTCTTGGTGGGTACCGCGTGGTTCGCAGGGTCTCCTCGGGGGGCTTTGGTGTGGTGTACCTCGCCATGGACCCTGAGGGCCAACAGGTCGCTATCAAGGAATACCTGCCATCGTCTCTGGCCACGCGCGGCCCGGGCGAGTTGCTGCCCAAGGTACCCTCCGAAAAGCTCTCGCTGTACCGACTGGGGCTCAAAAGCTTCTTTGAAGAAGGGCGCTCGCTGGCTCAGATCTCGCACGCCTCGGTGGTCAGCGTGCTCAACTTCTTTCGAGAAAACGAAACCGTCTACATGGTGATGAATTATCTGGAGGGCGCGACCCTGCAGGATTTCATCATCACCGCACGCGATTTGAAGACGCAGAAGGTCTTTCGCGAGTCCACCATCCGCTCGCTGTTTGACGAGGTGCTGCGCGGCTTGCGCATCGTGCACCAGCACAAGATGCTGCACCTCGATATCAAGCCCGCCAATATCTTCATCACCGACGACAACAAGGCCGTGTTGATTGACTTTGGCGCGGCACGCGAAGTGCTGAGCAAAGAGGGCAACTTCATCCGCCCGATGTACACCCCCGGCTTTGCGGCCCCCGAGATGTACCGGCGTGACTCCTCCATGGGGCCATGGACGGACATCTACGCCATTGGCGCCTGCATCTACGCCTGCATGCAAGGTTTTCCGCCCAACGAGGCGCCGCAGCGCATCGAAAAAGACCGCCTGTCTCTGGCATTGACCAAGCTGCGTGGCGTGTACTCTGACAACCTGATCGAGGTGGTGGAGTGGTGCATGGCGCTGGACCCCTTGTCGCGCCCGCAGTCTGTGTTTGCCTTGCAAAAGGAACTGAGCCGCGAGGGCGAGCGCCGTTACACCAAGCTCACGGTGGCGGAAAAAATGCGCCTGCAGCTGGACACCCTGGTGTCTGACACCAAAAAGAACGTGCAAAAGGTGGGTGAAGCCACCGGCATCGGAGCCAAGCCCAAATGA
- a CDS encoding PP2C family serine/threonine-protein phosphatase: MKFSVFQISRRGGREKNEDRMGYCYTRESGLFVLADGMGGHPEGEVAAQIALQTVSALFQRQAKPQIQDVQEFLSGALLAAHHQILRYASEKGMIDTPRTTLVAAVLQGGSASWIHCGDSRLYMVRDGELLTRTRDHSYLELRNAPPPGLDRINRNVLFTCLGSPTKPIYDITGPVYLEQGDRILLCSDGLWGTLSDEEIAKQMARQAVSHAVPDLVEEALRKAGESSDNVTVVALEWETPDAFESTQGVSTDSISDDVFASTIQAGPLDGLVDDLDDAAIERSIAEINEAIRRSAARRG, encoded by the coding sequence ATGAAATTTTCGGTTTTCCAGATCAGCCGCCGTGGTGGCCGCGAAAAGAACGAAGACCGCATGGGCTATTGCTACACGCGCGAATCGGGCCTGTTTGTTTTGGCCGACGGCATGGGCGGCCACCCCGAGGGGGAAGTGGCTGCGCAAATCGCGCTGCAAACCGTGTCGGCCCTGTTCCAGCGCCAAGCCAAGCCCCAGATTCAGGATGTGCAGGAATTCCTGTCGGGCGCACTGCTGGCGGCCCACCACCAGATTCTGCGGTACGCCTCCGAGAAGGGCATGATCGACACGCCGCGCACCACGCTGGTGGCTGCGGTGCTGCAGGGCGGCTCTGCCTCGTGGATCCATTGCGGCGACTCGCGCCTGTACATGGTGCGCGATGGTGAGCTGCTGACCCGCACGCGCGACCACTCGTACCTGGAGCTGCGCAACGCGCCGCCCCCTGGGCTGGACCGCATCAACCGCAACGTGTTGTTCACCTGCCTGGGCTCGCCGACCAAGCCCATCTACGACATCACCGGCCCGGTGTACCTGGAGCAGGGCGACCGCATTCTGCTGTGCTCGGATGGCCTGTGGGGAACCTTGAGCGACGAAGAAATCGCCAAGCAAATGGCCCGCCAGGCGGTGTCGCATGCCGTGCCCGACCTGGTCGAAGAAGCGCTGCGCAAGGCAGGCGAAAGCAGCGACAACGTGACGGTGGTGGCGCTGGAATGGGAAACGCCCGATGCGTTTGAATCGACCCAGGGCGTGTCCACCGACAGCATCAGCGACGATGTGTTCGCCTCCACCATCCAGGCAGGGCCGCTGGATGGCTTGGTCGATGACCTGGACGACGCCGCCATCGAGCGCTCGATCGCTGAAATCAACGAAGCCATCCGCCGCTCTGCTGCCCGCAGGGGTTGA
- a CDS encoding YicC/YloC family endoribonuclease — MPVYSMTGYASAQQGASAAGAETEGRAPQNRRLGLEIRSVNSRFLDLSFRLPDDLRALEPTLRSLLTARLKRGKVEVRAAIENEDSNTLQDPPARLLQRLNTLQDSVKAWLPGAAPLSVADALRLCANANTGSEDWSEAVPALAEEALTALLSAREREGKRLAAMVLDRAKQLRALAQQAVPLVPQLVEQQRQRFMERWKEAMALTDGSTLPEAARDRALTEATAFAIRIDVAEEITRLESHLDEIERLLKKGGEVGKRLDFLIQELHREANTMGSKSAALDLTRISVDMKVLIEQMREQVQNIE, encoded by the coding sequence ATGCCAGTTTACAGCATGACCGGATACGCCAGTGCACAGCAAGGCGCGTCTGCCGCTGGCGCTGAAACCGAGGGCCGCGCCCCCCAAAATCGCAGGCTGGGCCTGGAGATCCGTTCGGTCAACAGCCGCTTTCTGGACCTGTCCTTTCGCCTGCCCGACGACCTGCGCGCGCTGGAGCCCACACTGCGCAGCCTGCTCACAGCCCGCCTCAAGCGCGGCAAGGTCGAAGTGCGCGCGGCCATCGAAAACGAAGACAGCAACACCCTGCAAGACCCGCCAGCGCGCCTGCTGCAGCGCCTCAACACCTTGCAAGATTCCGTCAAGGCCTGGCTGCCAGGCGCCGCGCCGCTGAGCGTGGCAGATGCCCTGCGCCTGTGCGCCAACGCCAACACCGGATCGGAAGACTGGAGCGAAGCCGTGCCAGCGCTGGCCGAAGAAGCCCTCACCGCCCTGTTGTCTGCCCGCGAGCGCGAAGGCAAGCGCCTGGCCGCCATGGTGCTGGACCGCGCCAAACAGCTGCGCGCGCTGGCCCAGCAAGCCGTGCCGCTGGTGCCCCAACTGGTGGAGCAGCAACGCCAGCGCTTCATGGAGCGCTGGAAAGAAGCCATGGCTTTGACCGACGGCTCCACCCTGCCCGAAGCAGCCCGCGACCGTGCGTTGACCGAAGCCACCGCCTTTGCCATCCGCATTGATGTGGCAGAAGAAATCACGCGACTGGAATCGCACCTGGACGAGATCGAGCGCCTCTTGAAAAAGGGCGGAGAAGTCGGCAAGCGCCTGGACTTTCTCATCCAGGAATTGCACCGCGAAGCCAACACCATGGGCTCCAAATCTGCAGCACTGGACCTGACCCGCATCAGCGTGGACATGAAGGTGCTGATCGAGCAGATGCGCGAACAAGTGCAAAATATCGAGTAA
- a CDS encoding I78 family peptidase inhibitor: protein MRHTLWMVACSTVAAGLMAGCAGHGAGANPTPTAPGAPPVGGQCNAAPAQSFVGKDSTASVVEAARVQSGAHMARVLRPGQLITKEYNEQRLNLLVDDSGRITAVRCG, encoded by the coding sequence ATGAGACACACCCTCTGGATGGTGGCCTGCAGCACCGTGGCCGCTGGTTTGATGGCAGGCTGCGCAGGCCACGGCGCAGGCGCCAACCCCACCCCGACCGCACCCGGCGCCCCGCCCGTGGGCGGGCAGTGCAATGCAGCGCCCGCGCAGTCGTTTGTGGGCAAGGACAGCACCGCCAGCGTGGTCGAAGCGGCACGCGTGCAATCCGGCGCCCACATGGCGCGGGTGCTGCGGCCCGGCCAGCTGATCACCAAGGAATACAACGAGCAGCGCCTGAACCTGCTGGTGGACGACAGCGGCCGCATCACCGCCGTGCGCTGCGGCTGA
- a CDS encoding bifunctional (p)ppGpp synthetase/guanosine-3',5'-bis(diphosphate) 3'-pyrophosphohydrolase, with protein MNAVLNSTSATQTRPGDSQTPASQTAAAANAAAASFAALTENLDYLDASSIEQVRQAYRFADEAHLGQLRNSGEPYITHPIAVAAQCATWKLDAQALMAALLHDAMEDCGVTKADLIDRFGAPVAELVDGLTKLDKLQFNTREENQAESFRKMLLAMARDVRVILIKLADRTHNMRTLSDMPRSKWGRISSETLEIYAPIAHRLGLNQTYRELQDLSFRHLHPWRYATLSKAVNKSRNRRRDLVQKVQTEVDAAFNRIGMKVRLAGREKTLYAIYQKMDLKHLSFAQVTDIYGFRVIVPTVTDCYTALGVLHQMYKPVPGKFKDHIAIAKLNGYQSLHTTLVGPSGVNIEFQMRTDEMHVIAEAGVAAHWLYKAQDAEGTSAERLGTKWLQSLLDIQNETRDAAEFWDHVKVDLFPDAVYVFTPKSQIMALPRGATLVDFAYAIHSNVGDRTTAAKINNEQVPLRTELKNGDVVEIITAPVSTPNPAWLGFVRTGRARSKIRHYLKTLAQTESEGLGEKLLTQAIRAEGLEQLPPDEGDTHVLWERLLRFTGNRNRSELMTDLGLGKRIAGIVAKRLVVLLSETGHRPDALLLTRERYTSHETLSQGAVTLDGSENASVQYAPCCRPVPGDRIVGYLGRGEGLVVHNAHCSVAKRLQHKDSERFIAVDWADEPTRMFETGVVVTVANGKGVLARIAQELANSEADITHVDMDDEVALDTTDLRFIVAVRDQAHLEAALRNLRRTQAVLRASRITPQAT; from the coding sequence ATGAACGCGGTGCTCAATTCAACTTCTGCAACGCAGACCCGACCTGGCGACAGCCAAACCCCTGCCAGCCAAACCGCTGCAGCCGCTAACGCAGCTGCAGCCAGCTTTGCTGCGCTGACAGAAAACCTGGACTACCTGGATGCCAGCAGCATTGAGCAGGTACGCCAGGCTTATCGCTTTGCAGATGAGGCCCACCTGGGCCAGTTACGCAACAGCGGCGAGCCCTACATCACCCACCCCATCGCAGTGGCCGCCCAATGCGCCACCTGGAAGCTGGATGCCCAAGCCCTGATGGCGGCACTGCTCCACGACGCCATGGAAGATTGCGGCGTGACCAAGGCCGACCTGATCGACCGCTTTGGCGCGCCAGTGGCCGAACTGGTGGACGGGCTGACCAAGCTGGACAAGCTGCAGTTCAACACCCGCGAAGAAAACCAGGCCGAGTCTTTTCGCAAAATGCTGCTGGCCATGGCACGCGACGTACGTGTCATCCTCATCAAGCTGGCCGACCGCACGCACAACATGCGCACGCTATCGGATATGCCGCGCAGCAAATGGGGGCGCATTTCCTCCGAGACCCTCGAAATCTATGCCCCCATCGCGCACCGCCTGGGGCTGAACCAGACTTATCGGGAGTTGCAAGACCTGTCTTTCAGGCACCTGCACCCTTGGCGCTACGCCACGCTGTCCAAAGCCGTGAACAAATCACGCAACCGGCGACGCGATCTGGTGCAAAAAGTGCAAACAGAAGTCGATGCCGCCTTCAATCGCATCGGCATGAAGGTCCGTCTCGCGGGCCGCGAGAAAACGCTGTACGCCATCTACCAAAAGATGGACCTCAAGCACCTGAGCTTTGCGCAGGTCACAGACATCTACGGCTTTCGCGTGATCGTGCCCACGGTGACTGACTGTTATACCGCCCTGGGGGTTTTGCACCAGATGTACAAGCCGGTGCCAGGTAAGTTCAAGGACCACATTGCGATTGCCAAGCTCAATGGCTACCAGTCCTTGCACACCACCCTGGTAGGCCCATCCGGGGTGAACATTGAGTTCCAGATGCGAACCGACGAAATGCATGTGATTGCAGAGGCTGGTGTGGCTGCGCATTGGCTGTACAAGGCACAAGACGCAGAGGGCACATCGGCCGAGCGCCTGGGCACCAAGTGGCTGCAATCGCTGCTGGATATTCAGAATGAAACCCGGGACGCGGCCGAATTCTGGGACCACGTCAAAGTGGATCTGTTCCCAGACGCCGTGTACGTCTTCACCCCCAAGAGCCAAATCATGGCCCTACCCCGTGGCGCGACCTTGGTGGATTTTGCTTACGCCATCCACAGCAACGTGGGCGACCGCACGACAGCAGCCAAGATCAACAATGAGCAGGTTCCCCTGCGCACCGAGCTCAAGAACGGCGACGTGGTGGAAATCATCACAGCCCCCGTGTCCACACCAAACCCCGCTTGGCTGGGGTTTGTGCGCACGGGGCGTGCACGCTCCAAGATTCGCCACTACCTCAAAACCCTGGCCCAAACCGAGTCCGAGGGCCTGGGCGAAAAGCTGCTCACCCAGGCTATTCGGGCAGAGGGCCTGGAGCAACTGCCGCCGGATGAAGGCGACACACATGTCCTATGGGAGAGACTGCTGCGATTCACGGGCAACCGCAATCGCAGTGAGCTGATGACAGACCTGGGACTGGGCAAGCGCATCGCAGGCATCGTGGCCAAACGGCTGGTGGTGCTGCTGAGCGAAACCGGGCATCGCCCTGACGCACTGCTGCTCACCCGAGAACGCTACACCTCGCACGAGACGCTGTCACAGGGGGCCGTCACACTGGATGGCAGTGAAAATGCGTCCGTGCAGTACGCGCCTTGCTGCCGCCCTGTGCCCGGGGATCGCATCGTGGGCTACCTAGGACGCGGCGAAGGGCTGGTTGTACACAACGCCCACTGCAGTGTGGCCAAGCGGCTGCAACACAAAGACAGTGAACGCTTTATCGCAGTGGACTGGGCCGATGAACCAACACGGATGTTTGAAACCGGCGTGGTGGTCACCGTTGCCAATGGCAAGGGCGTGCTGGCTCGCATAGCGCAGGAACTCGCCAACTCCGAAGCGGACATCACCCATGTGGACATGGACGATGAAGTCGCCCTGGACACCACGGACCTGCGCTTCATCGTCGCCGTCAGAGACCAGGCCCACCTGGAAGCCGCCTTGCGCAACCTCCGCCGCACCCAGGCCGTCCTCCGTGCTTCGCGGATCACTCCGCAAGCCACCTGA
- the rdgB gene encoding RdgB/HAM1 family non-canonical purine NTP pyrophosphatase, producing MKLVLASNNQGKLAELQAMFAPLGVELVRQGDLGVGEAEEPFRTFVENALTKARFASQHTGLPALADDAGMCVDAFGGLPGVDTAYYCTQFGYEKSDANNVRALLEQLQGVANRRAAMVSTLVAVRSPQDPEPLIAVGRVVGEITTEPRGSNGFGFDPIMFIPEFGKTFAELPVEVKNANSHRGRSAVQMLSLMRERWF from the coding sequence ATGAAACTCGTATTGGCATCCAACAACCAGGGCAAGCTCGCCGAGCTGCAGGCCATGTTCGCCCCGCTGGGCGTGGAACTGGTGCGCCAGGGCGACCTGGGTGTGGGCGAGGCCGAAGAACCCTTTCGCACCTTTGTCGAGAACGCGCTGACCAAGGCGCGCTTCGCCTCGCAGCACACAGGCCTGCCCGCGCTGGCCGACGATGCAGGCATGTGTGTGGACGCCTTTGGCGGCCTGCCGGGCGTCGATACGGCCTACTACTGCACCCAGTTCGGCTACGAAAAAAGCGATGCCAACAACGTGCGCGCATTGCTGGAGCAACTGCAGGGCGTGGCCAACCGCCGCGCCGCCATGGTCAGCACCCTGGTGGCCGTACGCAGCCCGCAAGACCCCGAGCCGCTGATTGCCGTGGGCCGCGTGGTGGGCGAGATCACCACCGAACCGCGTGGCAGCAATGGCTTTGGGTTCGACCCGATCATGTTCATCCCTGAATTTGGCAAGACCTTTGCTGAGCTGCCCGTGGAGGTGAAGAACGCTAACAGCCACCGTGGCCGCTCCGCCGTGCAGATGCTGAGCTTGATGCGTGAGCGCTGGTTTTGA
- the hemW gene encoding radical SAM family heme chaperone HemW: protein MTHIPIAPHTDDAPAVVRDIQHYMRPGLLQLTSLPPLSLYVHLPWCLKKCPYCDFNSHEARGGHAAGEVPEQRYIDALMADLEAALPLIWGRSVHSIFIGGGTPSLFAPQAIDRLLSDIRARLRLEADCEITMEANPGTFEKDRFRAYRSAGVTRLSIGVQSFNDAHLKALGRVHDRSQALAAVQEAASAFDTFNLDIMYALPGQTLAQMEQDMQQALQLAPPHISIYHLTIEPNTYFAKFPPAIPEDDLAYAMLDRITEMTGAAGLSRYEISAYAREGHPCFHNTNYWQFGDYLGIGAGAHSKLSFAHRVVRQVRFRDPARYMDNALAGHAVAQDDDVRRADLPFEYMLNALRLRGGFALPEFTERTGLPISAIAKGLEAAERKGLIVREGVQVRPTERGFDFLSDLQELFLAD, encoded by the coding sequence GTGACCCATATCCCTATTGCCCCGCACACCGACGACGCCCCCGCCGTGGTGCGCGACATCCAGCACTACATGCGCCCCGGCCTGCTGCAGCTGACCAGCCTGCCGCCGCTGTCGCTGTACGTGCATCTGCCCTGGTGCCTGAAGAAGTGCCCTTATTGCGACTTCAATTCGCACGAAGCGCGCGGTGGTCATGCGGCGGGTGAGGTGCCAGAGCAGCGCTACATCGACGCGCTCATGGCCGACCTGGAGGCCGCGCTGCCGCTGATCTGGGGCCGCTCGGTGCACAGCATCTTTATCGGGGGCGGCACGCCCAGCCTTTTCGCACCGCAGGCGATAGATCGCCTGCTCAGCGACATCCGCGCCCGCTTGCGGCTGGAGGCTGACTGCGAGATCACCATGGAGGCCAACCCCGGCACGTTTGAGAAGGACCGGTTTCGTGCCTACCGCAGCGCGGGCGTCACGCGCCTGTCCATCGGGGTGCAGAGCTTCAACGACGCGCACCTGAAGGCCCTGGGCCGTGTGCACGACCGCTCGCAAGCCCTGGCGGCGGTGCAAGAGGCTGCCAGCGCGTTCGACACCTTCAATCTCGACATCATGTACGCGCTGCCGGGCCAGACTCTGGCGCAGATGGAGCAGGACATGCAGCAGGCGCTGCAACTGGCGCCGCCGCACATCTCCATCTACCACCTGACCATCGAGCCCAACACCTACTTCGCCAAGTTCCCGCCCGCCATCCCTGAGGACGACCTGGCCTACGCCATGCTCGACCGCATCACCGAGATGACGGGCGCTGCAGGGCTGTCGCGGTACGAGATTTCGGCCTATGCCCGTGAGGGCCACCCGTGCTTTCACAACACCAACTACTGGCAGTTTGGCGACTACCTGGGCATTGGTGCGGGCGCGCACAGCAAGCTCAGCTTTGCGCACCGGGTGGTGCGGCAGGTGCGTTTTCGTGACCCGGCCCGCTACATGGACAACGCCCTGGCCGGCCACGCCGTGGCGCAGGACGACGATGTGCGCCGGGCAGATTTGCCGTTTGAATACATGCTCAACGCGCTGCGCCTGCGTGGTGGGTTTGCGCTGCCCGAGTTCACCGAACGCACTGGCTTGCCGATCAGCGCCATTGCCAAGGGGCTGGAGGCCGCAGAGCGCAAGGGCTTGATCGTGCGCGAGGGCGTGCAGGTACGCCCCACCGAGCGGGGCTTTGACTTTTTGAGCGACCTGCAGGAATTGTTTTTGGCGGACTGA
- the rph gene encoding ribonuclease PH, whose amino-acid sequence MTTFQRSGQRAADQLRPVRITRHYTMHAEGSVLIEFGNTKVLCTASVEERVPPHKRGSGEGWVTAEYGMLPRATHTRSDREAARGKQNGRTQEIQRLIGRSLRAVFDLKLLGERTIQLDCDVIQADGGTRTAAITGAWVAAQDAVNTLIAAGKITQSPLREPVAAISVGIVQGTPLLDLEYVEDVGCDTDMNVVMTGAGHYVEVQGTAEGVAFTRKEMDQLLALAEKGIAELIQRQQQALAV is encoded by the coding sequence ATGACCACCTTCCAACGCTCCGGCCAACGCGCCGCCGACCAGCTGCGCCCCGTGCGCATCACCCGCCACTACACCATGCACGCCGAGGGCTCGGTGCTCATCGAGTTTGGCAACACCAAGGTGCTGTGCACTGCCTCGGTGGAAGAGCGCGTGCCCCCGCACAAGCGCGGCAGTGGTGAGGGCTGGGTGACGGCCGAATACGGCATGCTGCCCCGCGCCACCCACACCCGCAGCGACCGCGAGGCCGCACGCGGCAAGCAAAACGGCCGCACGCAAGAGATCCAGCGCCTCATCGGCCGCTCGCTGCGCGCGGTGTTTGACTTGAAGCTGCTGGGCGAGCGCACCATCCAGCTCGACTGCGATGTGATCCAGGCCGATGGCGGCACCCGCACCGCCGCCATCACCGGCGCGTGGGTGGCTGCGCAAGACGCGGTGAACACGCTGATCGCAGCGGGCAAGATCACCCAGTCACCCCTGCGCGAGCCCGTGGCCGCCATCTCGGTGGGCATCGTGCAAGGCACGCCGCTGCTCGATCTGGAGTATGTGGAAGACGTGGGCTGCGACACCGACATGAACGTGGTGATGACCGGTGCGGGCCACTACGTGGAAGTGCAGGGCACGGCCGAAGGCGTGGCCTTTACCCGCAAGGAAATGGACCAACTGCTGGCGCTGGCCGAAAAGGGCATTGCCGAGCTGATCCAACGGCAGCAGCAAGCACTGGCCGTTTAA